CGGCTCCTAGAAGGAACGAGGTCCTCATGCTTCGTGATGGATAATGTTTAAAAAATGGTCGTTGCATTTCTGTGTTTGGGACCCGTAGCTCAGCATGGAATCAGAGCGGCGGCCTCCTAAGCCGTAGGTCGTGGGTTCAAATCCCACCGGGTCCGCCAACTCCATAGTCATCTGAGCATCTTCATCATGATAAAACGAACGGCAAACTCACCCTTTAGGGCGCGGGGTAAAAGCTTGAAAAGGAGGATTATTTCCCTTTAATGTCCTTCCCCGGTCAATTTTTAGAGAATGGGGAGCAGGAGCCGACTTCTCCCGCAATACCGGGAGGAGGATCCACGACGCGAAGGCCGAGTAGCGCCCGTAATGGGGCGTAACCCCCAAGACCTCGGGGAGCCCTTTAGGGCCCGGGGAGGAGGTCAGTAATCGCATTCTTGCCTCCACTTAAACCCTGAACTTCGCATTACTGCATAATAGTGCTAATTATGGGTAGAGGCCCGGAAGATGCCGTTAGGCTTGGCCGTTCTGTCCTATTCATAGATAGTGGAGCTTCCTGCATGTATTTCAGTGGAAATATATTAATATAGGTTAATTATTTATCTCTTCATGGCATCGTTTAAGGGATACGTGATAAGCAAGACGCTTATGCCCGATCCATTGGGTAATAAGCTCATAAAGATAGATATAGTGGAGGAGAGGGAGAATCCCGGCCCCATTGTGGCTGGTGGTGATGAGTCCGCAATGATGGCTCGCGAAGTTATGAACATGATGCAGCAAGTACTGAAGTCGATGCCGCTGCTTAATCAAGCATTGGGCAATAAGGTGCTTATTCCGCGCATAACTATTTGGTTAACCGATGATGAGATAGAGTATTTCGGAGGAAAACTCGATGTTGGCGATTATGTGGAAGTGACTCTTCAGAATGGCGTAATAGGAATAAAGAGAATATAATGATTAACCATTCACTAATGCATCGAAGGTTTCCTTAAATTTATCATACCACTCGCGCGGGGATCGCTCGATCCAATCCTTAGCCCCCAACTCCCTGGCCATGCTCATAACCATGTCGCTGGTTCTCTTGCTTTCCCAATACATTGGCATCGCTCCCGCCCTACGTGAGTATTCAGCGAATTCACGGTACAGGGAGGCAGCGAATTTCTCTATATTGATATTAATCCCCACCAAGCCATATGCCTCCTCAATTACCGGCTCAAGCCATCCCCTATGAAATCTGCATGCCCCAGCATTATCTATGGCTAGCTCCATTAATGCCCTGGAGTACACGGACTTAGCGAACTCGCCTGGATCCATGAATGTTGGATTATAATTGGTCCAATACCTGCCAAGCATATATACTGGAGCCACCATGCCGGGTGCCCAATAATAGTTAGGAGTCATGTAGTACCTGCTCCCAAGAGGGACATAAACCGCATAATCGTTCAATTTTCGTTCAATCGCCGCTTGTCGTAATCCAATCAATCCAATCCTGCCCAGTAATCCCTCTCCCTTCACCATTGCCTTGACTCCCTCCAGCGCCAATGCAGCATTTGACTCACTGCTAGATACGTCATAACTTGATGGGTCGATCACTGGCCTCCCGCTTAATCCAGCCTCGCTGGGATCTATGAGCCCCCGCTCCACAGCCTCAAACGCTAAGCCTAAGTCATATCCCACCTCTATGGAGTCGAAGCCATAATTATCCACCTCATCGGCGACCTTAACTGCATCGCCTAATGTGAACACGCCTATATAGGGACCCACTGCATTAAGCGGTTCATAATCTATCTTCTTGCCGCGCCAAACTTTCTTACATACAACGGAGCAAGGCTCGCCGCAATTATACCAACTCCTTGACTTAATGAATGCTTCTTCCTGGAATGGTTTCCAGAAATATTGAATTGCAGCATCGGCCCACTTCTTTCGCTCCTCTAGGGACAGGTATATTGATTGAAAATTAAACATTGGTATCAATTCCCTGTAATGCACGTAATTAACTCCAAAGGTGCCGCCTGTGCCGAGCTGCGGATCAAACCTATACTTTATCGTCTTCTCACTCAACGTTGCTATATATGGTTTCCCCATCTTCCTCATAAATACTTGATCCACTTCATTAATTCGAGGCCCGCTTACCTCGGAGTCTCCTCCAATTAACATGACAGCCACATTATGGCCCTGGAGCAGCGTTGACCCGCCTCCACCCCTAGCGGCGAAGTCCTCGGCCCCCGGCTTGAAGCTTTTCTTGCCGTAATCCACATCATAGCTCGCTATGGCGCCCATTACGGTTGTTGCCGCTGCTGGTCCAGTAATTATCGGCCTAGCCCTGTGAAGCGATATGAAGTCCCAATAAGTATCCAGTAGGAATTGTTTTGCGGCCTCGATTCCGGTGTGCCCGCCATAGTTCCATAACCTATCTAGTGCAGTCTCATTAACCTCCACCGAGAGCTTCCCCATCCTGCTTCCTATTAGTATTATGGTGGGGTTCCTGAATTTGCCGATTATCGTTATGCCATTGATGCCCGACTTCATGAATCTATATCCAGCTCCGCCCATTGCTGAAACATGGATCGTGCCCGTCTGTGGGCTTCGGAAAACCGTTATGGCCCTGTGAACGCCCATTAGGTTTCCCCCAACTAGTCTTCCCCACCCAATTAGGAATGGTATTTCTGGGTCAAGTGGCTTCATTCTCCAAGTCTCTAATCTATTATTGAGGTCAATGACGGCATCAAGCGGTCCAATCCAATTCCCCTCCTCTATTCGCCACTTTGATTGGTTTGCATCGATCACCAATAACCTATATTTCATTAGGTTCACTATATTTATCGTATTGATAAGGTTTTTTGTGTGATCATTACTTTTAGTGTACTCGATAATACCCAGATAATAATGAGTTATACCATAATGCTTATTTATACCTGAGTAATCTAGGTAACTATGTCCCTACTCAAACCAACTCAAAGAAACGTGATAACCTGTAATTCAAGTGATCCATTGAGAATCGTGGCGGAGAAAATGAGCAAAAACAATATTGGAAGCGTAGTAGTTACCGAGAACGGCAAGGTAGTTGGTATATTCACCGAGAGGGACCTAGTCAAGGTAGTGGCTGAAGGCATCTCTCTCGACACGCCGGTGGGCCAGGTAGCATCTAAGAACTTAGTTACAGCTAGAAAGGGCGAATCAATCCTATCAATAGGCATGAAAATGATAGAGCACCAAATAAGGCATATACCAGTCATCGATGATGATGGGAAGGTCGTGGGCATATTATCCATACGGGACGTATTAAGGCAACTAACAGCGGAATCAGCATACCCATAGAAAAACGTCCCACTTGCTCTCCTTGTAGCCCTAAAGGACGAGAACTCCCGAGGTCTAGAGGATTACATTACTTAATCGATGCTGCCCGCCACTTCCCTTGATAATTAGAGCGGCAAGTCCCGCCTTTTTAGGCGGGTTGGAGCTGGGGTTTAGCTTGGTGTTGGTTAGTAGTTCTTCCCCGGCTAACTCGGGGAACCATTGCCGATCACGGCGACAATGTTAGGAAGGAGTAGCGCCCACAAAGGGGTATAACCCCAAAGGCCCCGAAACCCCCTCAAGGCGGGGAGGAGGTCAGATTTTGTCACTGCTTTAGGGGATCCGTAAAAATTAAAGGGCAGCCATAGGGCATGCAATATTAAGTGATGAAACCTGGCATGAATGATTGGTGAATTCGTTAGAGTTAGCTGAGAAGTTACATCAATGTCCTCTATAAAATGAACTACAATTCTCGCCCTTTAGGGCGGAGAGGAGATCAGTATAGGCTGCCATAATCATCATAGATTAGCGTCTATGTAGTTACATTTTTAAAGGGAGCCGCATCATGCCGGCATATGCGCATTAAGGTACTTAACATTAAGAGAGGCGATAACTACTTGGAGGCAGTAATAGAGGGAGAGGATCATACGCTCTTTGCTCCCCTCCTCAATTACCTCCTTAAGCAGAAGGGAGTTGAGTATGCGATGTACGACATGGATCACCCATTAACTAGGAGAATAACGTTAAAGATAAGGACNATCAATCGCCCCCCCATGGATGTGCTTAACGAGGCTGTGGCCAGCATGCTTATCGACATAGACTCATTAAAGGAGCAATTAATGAATGAGTTGGGTGGTTCATAATGAAGATCAGAAGAGTAAGGCCCCTCGAAGTGATCGTGGAGCCGGATCCAGCCGCTTGCCTAATATCAATAACCAGCAGGGATTCATCAACGAGGGGGCGAAGAACGCAATGGGGAACATATCTTCTCGATGATTATATAGAGATAGATGATGCCCAAATAGCAATAATAAAGTAATGCATTCCCTATTTGCTGTGGTTTTTGGTTATGGTATAAGTGTTACCGCTGAGTGGACACGCAATTAATTCAATTCCAGAGAAACCCCACAACAGTGTTTCTCTACATTAACACACGCGCAGCATTTTTCTCGTATTGCATCGTTCTCTTCTCATGGAGAAGGGAGAAATTGCGCCGGACTTTGAGGCCGAGTCTACCCTTGGAAAAATAAGGTTATCAAGCCTCAAGGGAAGACGTGTGGTTCTCTATTTCTACCCTAAATCATTCACAAGCGGCTGCACAAGCGAGTTAAAGAGATTCGTGGAATTATATGATGAGTTCAAGAAAATCAATGCGGAGATTATTGGAGTTAGCGTTGATAAAATAGATACTCAACTAAAGTTTGCGCAGAAGTATGGAGCCAAGTTTCCATTGGTCTCTGATGCGGATAAATCCATTTCCAAGGCGTACGGCGTATTAAGGGGCTCCACGGCTCAACGCGTCACGTTTGTCATAGATGAGTCTGGAAAGATAATTGAAATATTAAGGGGACTTAAGGATGCCAAGGAACACGCAGATAAAGCCTTAGCCATATTAAAGGGATGAGCGGTCGCATCCTCCTCATATTCTATTGATGAAAATGAGGGATCCAATTATGATCTTGGATCTTGAGGATTATCGACATTAGGGTTTCGTTACGGAGCCGATGATCCCCCTAAGAGGTCGAGCCTCTTAGCTAAGTGCGTTAAATTAGTAAGGGAAGGGTTTTTAACGAGGGCGTTTCTTGGTTTTCTATAGAGTTGATGCCGATGATTTCAGTTCCAGGCGAAGAGTTAGGCGTCGAGGAGGAGTATGTGCCGGGCGATTTCACGGATCTGGATGGAAATGGCGCCATAGTCTCCACTGTGATTGGTGTGCCCAATTATGATGTGAAGGCCCATGAGGTTAAGGTTAATCCAATAAAGCCGAGGCTTCTCCAGCAGGGTTCAATAGTTTACGGTAGGGTTGTGTCCTCCACTGATAAAGTGGCTGTCGTGAGGATAGTGGCTGTGCTTGATAAGGGTAAGATAAATAGAATAAACGCCACCGGCTTCATATATATAGTTCATGCTGGGGATAATAGGTTAAACACGGTTTATGATGCGGTGGGGATAGGCGACTTCATTAAGGCAAGGGTTATTTCGCATGGACCACCATATCACCTAAGCATTAGGGGGCTGGGGCTTGGGGTGGTCGAGGCTCGTTGCCCCCATTGCCGTGCAATATTGAAGTTCAAGGGCACCCGAGCCTACTGTCCCAATTGTGGCGTCAGCGTTCGAAAGAAGGTAGCCCTGGAGTAGATGGTACTGATGAGCGGCAATAGGCGCGTAGTTCTGAAGTTTCGGAACGCGAGGGAAGCCGTGGATTTCGTGGATCTATTGACGCGTAGGGTAAAGATGGGCGAGTTAATCATAAGCGTCAGATCCAACACGGTTGAGCTGCGCATTAGGGGGGATAAGGAGTCGAGCGATATAATGCTTGCCGAGGCATTGAAGATATATGGAGTATTTAAGGCTAGGAACGGCGGTTCCATGGATCTCTCCGTCTTGATTTCCATGGCTCAACCCACTCACTCGGTTCCATTTGATGTAGTTACTGCGATACTTAATGAGGAGGGATACTACTCTGAACTGAGTGGAATCAGGCTTAGAACCCAGGCACCGCTTGATGAAGTGATAAATGTGATTCGCTCGGTGGCATTCATGTATGCGTCAATGGCTAATTTAAGCATAACGCAGAACGCTAAGAAAATAATAGCGACTCATTCTCGCATAAATGGTCTAGACATTGCTAAAACCATGCAAGTCCTCTCATCAATGGGGATACTTAGGGAATATAGAAACGGAGAATCAACAGTGATAACGGCATCCACATCATTCGAGGAATACATCAATTCAATAACGCGGCTAAATCAAAGGACTAAATTAGGATAGGAAAAATTAGTGAGCTACTCCATCCTTAAGGGGTTTCCCGTTTCCTTGCCCCGCCTTGCCCGTAGTTGTGAACCACGGGTAGTGGGTGGAGCTCCACGGGCACCACGGGCGGCACCCACCCCGCACGCCTCAAATGATTAAGCGAATTATAATCCCTATCAGCCCTCCAACCACACCTGGGACACTCAAAAACCCCATCACTCAACGTTAAGTCCTTTACATATCCACACTTGGCGCATGCCTTCGAGGAGTCCCTCGGATCCACTAGGATGAACCCCTTCCCATACTTCTCCACTTGATACTCCACGATGCTCCTAAGCTCGTGAATGGCGACGTCGTGAAGCTTCAACCTCCTCCCAGATTTACCAATGAGTTGCTTAACGGAGATATCCTCCATAACCACGACGTCATAATGCTCGGCGAAGTATTTGCCCAACTTCATGTACAAGTACCTCCTCAGATCCGCCAAATGCTCATAAGCCCTCGCCAGCTCCATCTTAGCCCTAAACCAATTATGGGAGAGATACCTCTTCCTTGATAGCTCCTTGTGGAGCCTCCTCACCTTGTTTAGGGGTAACGGGTTTCCCCGTGACTCCGGTGAAGCCCAAGGGCTGAGAATTGGATACAAATTCATGAAAATTCAATGAAGCCCAAACCCCCCTCGCCCTCGCCGCCAGGCTCAGGCGGCCGGCATGCGAGGCGTGGGACATCATAGAGGAGCTCTACTACCGCGTCAAAAGGGGCTATCTAAGACTCACGGGAAAAGAGACAGAAGACCTCGAGCTCAAATTAAACCTTCCCAAAGGACACCTAGATGGAGTAATAGCCGCCGGACGCGAGCTGGTAAAAGAAGTGAAACCGTTAGAGGATGTTGTAGGGCTACTTGAAGGTTCCTTCGAAAAGGGGGAGATTCCCGGAAAGGCGGTCAGTAAGATCGCCTCCATGCGGCACCAGCTCAACCTACTTAGACGGTCTCGTCACTGTACCCTAGAGCGTTTGTAAAATATGAAAAATCCTTAACAAGATTTGTAACAGTAGTTCTGGAATCTTCCCCCAAAATATCGCCCTATAATTGAGACGAAAACTAAAAACTGCAATTTATTAACCCTACCCTCAGAAGCTCCTCAAGCAAAGGAAAAGAATACCTCTCTCATGACGACATCCACAAGTCCTTCGGCCATGCCTTTGATTGCCGCGGATACTGCAAGGCTATCAGGATTGTTAAGTCTGTCCTCCAGGACCTTTACTAAGTATCCTGCCTTGACCTCGCACCTATCGGGTTTCCTTAAGGTTTTCTTTACGGTAAAATAGGCCATGATCTTGTACTTCCCATACGGCTCGTCAATCACTTCTACTCCATCAACACGTACGTACTCTTGAGGGAATTGGAAGGACTGCTCCCAACGGACATTAACGGTGCATCCTTTACTTTCTAAGACTCTCGCTATAACATCTGCCACCTCCTCCACGGA
This is a stretch of genomic DNA from Thermocladium sp. ECH_B. It encodes these proteins:
- a CDS encoding histidine kinase, coding for MSLLKPTQRNVITCNSSDPLRIVAEKMSKNNIGSVVVTENGKVVGIFTERDLVKVVAEGISLDTPVGQVASKNLVTARKGESILSIGMKMIEHQIRHIPVIDDDGKVVGILSIRDVLRQLTAESAYP
- a CDS encoding DNA-directed RNA polymerase subunit L encodes the protein MRIKVLNIKRGDNYLEAVIEGEDHTLFAPLLNYLLKQKGVEYAMYDMDHPLTRRITLKIRTINRPPMDVLNEAVASMLIDIDSLKEQLMNELGGS
- a CDS encoding alkyl hydroperoxide reductase, giving the protein MEKGEIAPDFEAESTLGKIRLSSLKGRRVVLYFYPKSFTSGCTSELKRFVELYDEFKKINAEIIGVSVDKIDTQLKFAQKYGAKFPLVSDADKSISKAYGVLRGSTAQRVTFVIDESGKIIEILRGLKDAKEHADKALAILKG